The genomic region ggttgctggggtgagagtggtccttgatgatattgccagctctgctgaggtaccgagagtttgcagtgacctccaggctgggcagagagcagccagtgatcttctgggctgtgttgatgcccctctgcagtactttcctgtccgcagctgagcaccctgcataccatgatgttatgccgtacgttaggatgctctctatggtggctctgtaaaatgtcaccagcagcctctcctccaggttgttcctcctgagcactctcagaaagtggagacgctgctgggcctttttaaccaccgccgtagtatttgcagtccaggagaggtcatcagatatctgcacacccagaaacctcatggagtgtaccctctccacacagttcccgtgaatgtaaagtggggccgggtctgctctgcccttcctgaagtccaagataagttctttagtttttgtggtgttcagttggaggttgttaactgaacaccactcagtcagtctgttgacctcatctctgtagtccgactcatccccccttgagatgagtccaaccactgtggtgtcatccgcgaactttatgatggtgtttgagagatgggtaggggagcagtcggatgtgtagagcgtaaacaggaggggactcaaaacacatccttgtggagacccggtgctgagtgtgatggtgctggacaggtgggggccgagtctgaccgactgtggtctatttgtcaggaagtccttgatccagaggcagatgggggtggagagtcccaggtgagacagtttctggaccaggatctccgggatgatatgattgaatgctgagctaaagtccagaaagagcattctcacatagctcaCAAGCCCCTCAGAAAGAGGTTCTTGTTTGAGCACAAAGGTGGCAGCAGGAAACAACAAGAATTGGGTGAAGCTGGAAAGTAATGGGAGAGTATTAGCATAAAATCACAAACTATTACGAAAGCTATGTCAATTGCCCGAATACAGCGGTCATCCCACATGTGGTCCATCCGTTAAAGGGGGAGAGAGGGCCcatagaaagaaaagaagcgTAACAACTAAGAGAACCGACACCTAGTGAGTATAAAGATAGCAATCTGTGGCtagattggctaatttaaaatacaaaagagCAAAAGGTGTTAGACTGTGTGGCGTGCGCAGCCGCCCGCCCACATGTATTCACTGAACCTGGTCCTCTGTATCCCATTGATACATGGGGGACTTGGTTGTATGTTTAAATTAACTGGAAGTGCTGTTTCTACAGGAAACTACTCCACTTTGGCCAGGCTGTCCCCACAAATTTATGACAAAACAGGTCCAGGACATTTCACCCCGAGAAAAGCTAACTATActtgttttaattttacagtaaGCGATCAGGGAAGCCACAAGCACGACGCTGGAGATGTCGACTCTGACTGGTGATCCGCTGTGATGTATCTGTCCAGAGGAAAGGTAAATCAAATCGGTGAGTACAGGCTATTCGTCAGAATCCCTAGCTGGACTTCTGGCCTGTGTGTCATGGTACGTGTCGGGGCGCCTTTAGTTTTAGTGGGTGAAAAGGGGGTGCGACTGGGTGAACCCGGCATTGCCCAATTAACAGCGAAGCGTGGATGCCATGTTTTGAGGAAGCGCTCGATAGGCTCATTTGACCTTTCTGTGGGTTCACCAACGTGTATAGAGGCTATTGGGCTGCCTAGAGGGGTTCCAAACGAATATAAATTGGCTGACCAAATTGTGGCTGGGTTTAAAACGTTGCCAGTAGTTGTGGGGATTATTTCAATTATCCCAATTACTCCAAATTAGATTGTTGACCTTATTAATTACATCCACTACAATGTGCTTAGGTACGCAAACTTAACTTGTGATGCAGTAGAAGGATTAGCAGAGCAATTAGGACCCACTTCTCTTCTCAACAATACTCCCCCTGATGAAACTGTGACCAGAGCACTGGAAGGCCTGAAGACCTTGTCTCAACTCATGTATGAGCTCTTGGGAGTTGACAATCCGCTGGAGGAGGGGATGACCTCTTTCTCTGGGCAATGGAAAGGTTGCATTATGTCCATTAGGGTTTTCTTATCATAGCTATTTTGGTCATTTGTGGGTGTTGTGTGCCTTCTATTGGAGGATTATTATTGGTAAGGGCCCTGATAACAAAGGATTTGCCTTGAGTTTACATGAACAAAGCACCTTTGATCTTATTATCATTTCAATTACATCATTCAAAATCTGAGGCAATGTGGACACCCTCTGGGAGTCTGTGCCTATAAGACAGCGGAGAACAGTGACAAACAAGCTGTGCGTTGATGTATTAGTCTACCAACAGCTTTACATCAGCTTTTCTATAACTCAGCCTCATTGTTTTCACTACTATAAAGTTCCTCCTGTAACTTTTATTGTTTCTGATAAGATCATATGGACTTACTATCTCATAAGATCTGTAAGTGTAAAATAACGTTCTTTCAGGATGATGGAGAACTACACCTACAACAGCTACATCCTCCAGTTAGAGGGCTTAAACACTTCAAAGGATTCTCTCTACCCCgcctttcttttcttgtttttctcctaCCTGTTTATAATGATTATAAATGTGGGCATTACTATTTTGATTGTCATGAACAAGAATCTTCACCAGCCCATGTATCTCCTTTTTTGCAACTTGCCATTGAATGATATTCTTGTAAACTCTAACGTGGTGCCCCGTTTGCTTATAGACCTTATGAGACCTCCATCTGAGCGCCTCATTAGTTATAATCAGTGTGTTGTTCAGGCCTACATTGCGCACTTGGTTGGAACCACAAGTCACACTGTTCTCATGATTATGGCCTATGACAGATATGTGGCCATTTGTAATCCTTTTCACTATGTTTCCATAATGACCAACAAAATGATGATCAAGCTGACAGTTTGTGCCTGGGGAGTGGCCTTTGTTTTGGTCGGGATTCTTCTAGGTCTGACCACACGACTGAGTCGATGCAGGACTTTGATCACACACCCCTACTGTGACAATGCCTCATTGTTTAAACTTTCCTGTGAAAGTGTGGTCATTAACAACATCTATGGTATCACTTTCACTGTGGCTCTTTATGTGGGCTCTATAGGGGCAATAGTTCTTTCCTATACAAGCATTGCAGTGGTTTGTCTGACCAGTAAGAACAAGTCTTTGAACAGTAAAGCGTTGAAGACCTGCAGCACTCATCTGGTTGTTTATCTGATTTTGACACTTAGTGGAATGGCACTTATTACTCTGCATCGCTTCCCTCAGTACTCAGAGTACAGAAAAATCTCTGCTCTTCTGTGTTATATGGTTCCAGGCAGTCTGAACCCCATTATTTATGGTGTGCAGTCCAAAGACCTACAAAAAGCCCTTTTGAAGTTTTGTGTATCCAAGAAGGTTTTGGCATCATAAACagaatgtgtttctgtttgtttttatagaaaTTCAACATCTAAAGGGAGATCATCTCTGACAGCTATTTTAATCATAATTAGATGGAAGTTAatgtttttactgctgtaagAAACGAATGTATAAAACTTTAGTCAGCATTTcaaaatgtgtgtatgtttgtgtaaaataaaagcttaaGCCAATCTGTGGTTTTGTCTCATTCATGaagtttaatttaaattagATGACATTAAAGACAAAAGCAAATGTTCGCTATCTGCTGGTAAGCCTTtgttaaacacagacacaaggaCTGTGCAGTTTTATTGGAGCTAAATACATAATTAGTATTTAAGAAGAACATAATGGTATGAAACCAGCAATAACACCCGGTTATACCGATGTAATGAATCAGAGTAATGGCCAAGAGAATACCTTTGCATGGAAGTAATTTTTAGTATTCTTACTTATACCGTAGCTttcatttaaaaccaaaaaagacAATCTCTGGACTTAAATCTGATTGAGATGTTTATATGAACTTAAACAGGCCGTTTAAAATacagctgaattaaaacaatactcCAAATCCCTCACATTTATGACACATGCACACTAGCCAATTTTGTTCTTACTACTGTGCATATGTTGGCAAATCAGACTGGAACAGTGAATTTGGAACAGTTCACAAAATCAGCACATATCACCATTTTGGTTCAGTATTGTATATGTAAGAAACTGAACCTAAActgaaagaataataataagtgtgtgaatgcgagagtgaatgaatagtggaaatTAGtcgaattgtaaagcgctttgggtgccctgaaaagtgctatataaaacCAATCCATTATAATAAGGCAATTTGGCATTAGGCATGTCATTGTGATAATCTTAAGTGAGATTCTTGTACAGTAAAATTTGAGTTGTTGATTTCCAAATGCATTTCATttgtgaggtaaaaaaaaaccccattaagattgttttctttaaattcatAAAGTTACTGCATAAAGTACATCAATAGTTACTCATTCTCTCATGTTAACTaaaaggaaaatgtttttaaagagtaTGACTTTTATGCTAAAATACAATGACCCTGCCATCTGTCAGACCTTTCGTGCATGTTCAGAACACAAAGGGTATaaagttcagtcttttttttttgactctTGGTCTGCTTCACCTTCTTCACTTTGGGGCCTAGTTGTCtgtgacaaaaataaattacaaacagAGATTAACAATAACCCAGTTATTTATAATACAATAAGGTTTTGGAGGGAAATGCACAAAAGGTTGGGCAGAGATTTTTTTGACTCCTTTATTGAGAAACAAAGACTTTGTTCTAGGAATATCTCGCAGTCTGTTTGATATGTGGCATAACAACAGGCTAAGGGCGATTTGTATTTAAACAACACACTGATGAACTTTCAGCAACTGGATTCAAATTTTAATATTCCTAGAGAAAAATTTTTTGGGCTTCCTCcatgtttgtcattttgttgATTCTGAAATTTCACAATCTGCAGAAACAGCTATATATGAAGATTTGGAGACTTTTCTTattaaacaaaaagacagaactcattttatttctgccTTTTTGTCACGGCTCGGGGCAGCAGCCATGTgaagagtggaaggaggactcaaacgcagcacTATTTCAGACGTGAagggtgatttattgacaatactgaacataaagtggagatgggctcctcgggccccccagccgacGTGGCAGCCGGTGTggcatgaggccggacgggctcctcgggccccccagctagcgaagcaggaggctggacgggctcctcgggccccccagcaggcgaaacaggaggctggacgggctcctcgggccccccagcaggggaagcaggaggctggacgggctcctcgggcccccgaGCAAAAACAGCCGCAGAACCAGCGGGCACCGGGGCCCCcggcacacacaaaacaaaactaggagGCACGTGGGCCTCAGGCGCACACGAAACAAAACTAggaggcacgtgggcctctggcacacacGAAACAAAACTAggaggcacgtgggcctctggcacacacGAAACAAAACTAGGAGGCACGTGGGCCTttggcacacatgaaacaaaactagGAGGCACGCGGGCCTCCGGCACGCATGAAAAAgaaccagtaggcacgtgggcctctggcacgcatgaaaaaaaaaacagcaggcacgtgggcctctggcacacacgaaacaaaaccaggaggcacgtgggcctctggcacacacGAAACAAAACTAggaggcacgtgggcctctggcacacacgaaacaaaaccagcaggcacgtgggcctctggcacacataCAGAGGGCTGCAGCTGCGCAGAGCACTGACCCTGCTCAGGCAGTGACAGCCCGGTGCAGTTCACAGCTGGCATCTtggcctccaggggtccagagtaagCTGAGGGCAgtaacccagcctctggggaagccccggAGTGAGCAATAGTCTCTATTGTTGCCAGCTTTTGAGGAACAGGTCCGTTGTAAAACAGTTCATCTCCCTGCTTAGAAACAGCGGTGGAAAAACAGTGTGAATATTGTGACTCAGCCATTAACTGAACTACGGGTTGTGGTGATGCACTTAAACCCCCGCggagccatcattttacccccGCGGAGCCATCATTTTgtgtttctacctttaaaagccggagagcagtcaaatgctggaggaagctaaattggctagtcattcatatgtatattaggctgttacctaggaattctggagggaggggagtgggggggggggggtgattgagggggggggggagctgctaaaagctgtgaacttcccttttgtgtttcatcttgatgcattctcaatcatccagggaaataaatctccaaaagtcaccaacttggagtgtttcagtttgccatcttagggagaaatcaacacacatgggtgtatgtcctttgttgctgagatttattgataaaaacagtacaaaaaaccaaccatttgtacacatatttacaaataataataaaaagcgaGTGAGTACATTACAACAtcttcagcaatcactcacaatcctggcactgccatggtatctgtagtctgcatttaccacatgtgtatctgtagcagtgaacacatcgcacagtggcctgatttttcttgcatttgtgtttgactgtcaggtcaaacacaaatgcaagtcCACCAtagttggtgacaaatgatccccacacactggaaattgcagcgaacttatcagtTGTGATTATGCTTTTATTATACCAGTGGTctgattgatgccacaatggaccattgatcagtcgtccattgtggcatcaatcagACCCGTCCATTGTGGCAACCCGTCACACCCCGCTTAGCGACACTGCAAGCGATTATGCTTTTATTGTACCAGTGGTCTGATATATGGGTATATATATGATACAATCTCACTGCACTTAGCCTAATCCTTCATTGCCCTGAAGAATTCTGTGGTGTACGgacctcctctccaaggaaagaaaatgcagagaagactcaccactcagcaggccttggaaatgatcctgagggaagtcgacccttgtgactcggatggagaagacctagaagttcagccggattcggactcagagctgtctgatcagtcttccggttagtttcatttcatgttatttcctttttcatttcaaacaagtaagtggatgtagttagtaagtaagatatttcagacattattctgatacagaggaagagatactggaattataattagtatctatgcatgcatttgtgattttgtttgaccttcccattgctcacaatttgaatttgttcacactgcagatgaggagactgcttctccactgaaaa from Astatotilapia calliptera chromosome 10, fAstCal1.2, whole genome shotgun sequence harbors:
- the LOC113030136 gene encoding olfactory receptor 52N2-like isoform X2, which translates into the protein MMENYTYNSYILQLEGLNTSKDSLYPAFLFLFFSYLFIMIINVGITILIVMNKNLHQPMYLLFCNLPLNDILVNSNVVPRLLIDLMRPPSERLISYNQCVVQAYIAHLVGTTSHTVLMIMAYDRYVAICNPFHYVSIMTNKMMIKLTVCAWGVAFVLVGILLGLTTRLSRCRTLITHPYCDNASLFKLSCESVVINNIYGITFTVALYVGSIGAIVLSYTSIAVVCLTSKNKSLNSKALKTCSTHLVVYLILTLSGMALITLHRFPQYSEYRKISALLCYMVPGSLNPIIYGVQSKDLQKALLKFLFKKNIMV
- the LOC113030136 gene encoding olfactory receptor 52N2-like isoform X1, which produces MMENYTYNSYILQLEGLNTSKDSLYPAFLFLFFSYLFIMIINVGITILIVMNKNLHQPMYLLFCNLPLNDILVNSNVVPRLLIDLMRPPSERLISYNQCVVQAYIAHLVGTTSHTVLMIMAYDRYVAICNPFHYVSIMTNKMMIKLTVCAWGVAFVLVGILLGLTTRLSRCRTLITHPYCDNASLFKLSCESVVINNIYGITFTVALYVGSIGAIVLSYTSIAVVCLTSKNKSLNSKALKTCSTHLVVYLILTLSGMALITLHRFPQYSEYRKISALLCYMVPGSLNPIIYGVQSKDLQKALLKFCVSKKVLAS